In Populus nigra chromosome 1, ddPopNigr1.1, whole genome shotgun sequence, one genomic interval encodes:
- the LOC133667864 gene encoding non-specific lipid-transfer protein 8-like: MHVCSQQNITIMNIHCFLSTSDVIKDLRPCVNYLMNGTGKPPAACCSGISAIQAAASTTADKQAACNCIKSASKQINPKPQLAQALPANCGITLPFTVSPNVDCSKIT, from the exons AT GCATGTTTGCAGTCAACAGAACATCACTATAATGAACATACACTGTTTCCTGTCCACAAG TGATGTAATCAAGGACCTGAGGCCTTGTGTGAACTACCTCATGAATGGCACTGGGAAACCACCTGCTGCATGCTGTTCAGGAATCTCAGCTATTCAAGCTGCTGCATCAACCACGGCTGATAAGCAGGCAGCTTGTAACTGCATCAAGTCAGCTTCCAAGCAAATAAATCCAAAGCCCCAGTTAGCACAGGCTCTTCCAGCTAACTGTGGAATCACCTTGCCTTTCACTGTTTCACCCAATGTTGATTGTTCCAA GATTACTTAG
- the LOC133706386 gene encoding beta-hexosaminidase 2-like: MTSNLVISSRCSLFLKLFFLLVSASLTATSAQWVWPKPRTLSWPIPLATILSPNFTISSPYHQHLSPAVNRYRLQILTEHHRPLVPPPVNLSNSSPPLQALTITVKDLSAPLQHSVDESYALAIPTASSTANLTAETVWGAMRGLETFSQLVWGLKPLLVPVGLDVWDSPLFEHRGIILDTSRNYYPVDDILRTIKAMSANKLNVFHWHITDSHSFPLMLPSEPALADKGSYGNDMLYSPADVAAIVRFGLEHGVRVLPEIDSPAHTGSWAEAYPDIVTCANMFWWPAESEWADRLASEPGTGQLNPLNPNTYHVLKNVIGDTVALFPEPFFHAGGDEIIPGCWKADPAIQSFLSKNGTLSQLLEKFVNTTFPYIVSLNRTVVYWEDILLDADVKVDPSFLPPEHTILQTWNKGPSNTKRIVSLGYRAIVSSSEFYYLDCGHGGFLGNDSQYDPPPTSGGSGNGGSWCAPFKTWQTIYNYDIAYGLTPEETKLVLGGEVALWSEQADPTVLDVRIWPRASAMAETLWSGNRDESGKKRYAEAMDRLNEWRHRMVNKGIRAEPLQPLWCIKNPGMCNTVHPSD; encoded by the exons ATGACGAGTAACTTGGTAATAAGCAGCCGCTGTTCCTTATTCTTAAAGttgtttttcttgctagttAGTGCCTCCCTTACAGCAACATCAGCTCAATGGGTATGGCCGAAGCCAAGAACCCTGTCTTGGCCGATCCCACTCGCCACTATTCTCTCCCCAAACTTCACTATCTCCTCCCCCTACCACCAACATCTCTCCCCTGCAGTCAACCGTTACCGCCTCCAAATCCTCACGGAGCACCACCGCCCTCTCGTTCCTCCCCCAGTCAACCTCTCCAACTCATCCCCTCCTTTGCAGGCCCTGACCATCACTGTCAAAGACCTCTCCGCCCCACTCCAACACTCCGTTGACGAGTCCTACGCCCTTGCCATCCCCACTGCTAGCTCCACCGCCAATCTGACGGCCGAGACTGTATGGGGCGCAATGAGGGGTCTGGAGACGTTTTCTCAACTGGTCTGGGGATTGAAACCATTGCTTGTCCCTGTTGGGCTCGACGTGTGGGACTCGCCTCTGTTTGAGCATAGAGGGATCATTTTGGATACCTCTAGGAATTACTACCCAGTGGATGACATTTTGAGGACCATCAAAGCCATGAGTGCTAATAAGCTCAACGTTTTCCATTGGCACATTACCGATTCTCACTCTTTTCCTTTAATGCTTCCATCTGAGCCTGCTCTTGCTGACAAAGGGTCTTATGGGAATGACATGCTCTACTCTCCAGCTGATGTTGCAGCAAttgttcggtttggtttggagCATGGCGTCAGGGTTCTACCGGAAATTGATTCTCCAG CACATACAGGATCGTGGGCTGAAGCCTATCCAGATATCGTGACTTGCGCAAACATGTTCTGGTGGCCGGCTGAAAGCGAATGGGCTGACCGGCTTGCATCAGAACCAGGAACTGGCCAGCTAAATCCTTTGAACCCAAATACCTACCATGTTCTAAAAAATGTGATTGGTGACACAGTTGCCTTGTTTCCTGAACCGTTTTTCCATGCTGGAGGTGATGAGATCATCCCAGGCTGTTGGAAAGCTGACCCGGCCATTCAGTCCTTCCTATCCAAAAATGGAACTCTCAGTCAACTCCTTGAGAAATTTGTGAACACAACCTTCCCTTACATTGTGTCCCTCAATCGCACGGTGGTTTACTGGGAAGATATTTTGTTGGATGCCGATGTCAAGGTGGACCCTTCATTTCTTCCACCTGAGCATACCATCCTACAGACATGGAATAAAGGTCCCAGCAACACAAAACGTATCGTTTCTTTGGGTTACAGAGCTATTGTCTCATCATCAGAGTTTTATTATTTGGATTGTGGACATGGTGGTTTTCTTGGGAATGACAGCCAATATGATCCACCACCAACAAGTGGTGGCAGTGGCAATGGTGGATCATGGTGTGCACCTTTCAAAACATGGCAAACCATATATAACTATGACATAGCATATGGATTGACTCCGGAGGAGACCAAATTGGTGCTAGGGGGTGAAGTAGCATTATGGTCAGAGCAAGCAGACCCAACAGTTTTGGATGTGCGGATTTGGCCAAGAGCTTCAGCAATGGCTGAGACTTTATGGTCAGGGAACAGAGATGAGTCAGGCAAGAAGAGGTATGCAGAGGCAATGGATCGTTTAAATGAGTGGAGACATAGAATGGTCAACAAAGGAATCAGAGCTGAACCACTTCAGCCTCTCTGGTGCATCAAGAACCCTGGCATGTGCAACACAGTTCATCCAAGTGATTAG
- the LOC133699528 gene encoding hypothetical protein At1g04090-like, producing MGSCLSSKQSAISCEGVSKKQKVLPIDASFKLPAPLPSWPPGGGFGSGIIDLGDGLQVCQISSFNKVWATHEGGPDDLGASFFEPSQLPQGFSMLGCYSQPNNRSLYGWVLAGRDETGSALKQPIDYTLVWSSESLKIKQDGVGYIWLPTPPDGYKALGHVVTNSPQKPPLGKIRCVRSDLTDQCEFDSWVWGLGKESDLNGFNVFSLFPSNRGTQAMGVCVGTFVAQKTTTAPVSLSCLKNAVSNLSCMPNLDQIKAIFQAYSPWIYFHPDEEYLPSSVEWYFVNGALLYERGEESKPVPIESNGSNLPQGGSNDGAYWLDLPVEEGAKDRVKKGDLQDSRVYLHIKPMFGAAFTDIVVWVFYPFNGPSKAKVEFINIPLGKIGEHVGDWEHLTLRISNFNGELLSIYFSEHSGGTWVNSSELEFQNGNKAVTYSSLHGHAMYAKPGLVLQGSGSIGIRNDTAKSKKFIDTGTNSLVVAAEYLGMAITEPPWLNYFRKWGPKLTYDIAEEIKKVEKLLPGKLKSAFDKFVRSLPNEVLGEEGPTGPKLKRNWTGDEV from the exons ATGGGGAGCTGTCTTTCCTCGAAACAATCTGCAATAAGTTGTGAAGGTGTCTCCAAGAAACAAAAAGTATTGCCAATTGATGCTTCTTTCAAGCTTCCTGCTCCATTACCATCTTGGCCACCAG GTGGTGGTTTTGGGAGTGGAATCATTGATCTAGGCGATGGATTACAAGTGTGCCAGATATCATCTTTCAACAAAGTCTGGGCCACCCATGAAGGAGGACCAGATGATCTTGGAGCTTCCTTCTTTGAACCCTCACAATTGCCACAAGGTTTCTCTATGCTTGGCTGCTACAGCCAACCCAACAATAGGTCGCTCTATGGATGGGTTCTTGCAGGGAGAGACGAGACAGGCTCGGCCTTGAAGCAACCGATTGATtatactctggtttggagcagCGAGTCtttgaaaatcaagcaagaCGGCGTTGGCTACATTTGGCTACCTACTCCTCCCGATGGTTACAAAGCTCTTGGCCATGTCGTCACCAATTCTCCTCAGAAGCCTCCCCTTGGAAAAATCCGCTGTGTCCGGTCTGACCTCACCGACCAATGCGAGTTTGACTCTTGGGTATGGGGACTAGGTAAGGAGAGCGATCTAAATGGCTTCAATGTTTTCAGTCTGTTTCCTAGCAATAGAGGGACACAAGCTATGGGTGTCTGTGTAGGAACATTTGTAGCCCAAAAAACTACCACTGCTCCTGTTTCTCTATCTTGTTTGAAGAATGCCGTGTCTAATCTGTCTTGCATGCCTAACCTAGACCAAATTAAAGCAATCTTTCAGGCATATTCTCCTTGGATATATTTTCATCCTGATGAAGAATACCTTCCTTCTTCAGTGGAGTGGTATTTTGTAAACGGGGCATTACTATATGAAAGAGGTGAGGAGTCCAAACCTGTCCCAATCGAATCCAATGGTTCGAACCTTCCCCAAGGGGGTTCAAATGATGGTGCATATTGGCTGGATCTTCCTGTGGAGGAAGGGGCCAAAGATAGGGTAAAGAAAGGAGATTTACAAGACTCGCGAGTCTATCTACATATAAAGCCAATGTTTGGTGCCGCATTCACTGATATAGTTGTGTGGGTGTTCTACCCTTTCAACGGTCCTTCTAAGGCTAAAGTTGAATTCATAAATATTCCATTGGGAAAGATAGGAGAACATGTTGGTGACTGGGAGCATTTGACCTTGAGGATCAGCAATTTTAATGGAGAGTTGTTGAGTATCTATTTTTCGGAACACAGTGGAGGAACATGGGTCAATTCTTCAGAACTTGAGTTTCAAAACGGCAACAAAGCTGTGACCTACTCATCCTTACATGGCCATGCCATGTATGCCAAGCCAGGTCTAGTCTTACAAGGGAGTGGGAGTATAGGAATTAGGAATGATACAGCTAAAAGCAAGAAATTCATAGATACAGGAACAAATTCCTTAGTGGTGGCAGCTGAGTATCTGGGCATGGCCATCACTGAACCACCATGGCTCAACTATTTCAGGAAATGGGGTCCAAAACTTACCTACGACATTGCGGAAGAGATCAAGAAGGTGGAGAAACTATTGCCTGGAAAACTCAAATCTGCATTTGACAAGTTTGTCAGGAGTCTGCCAAATGAAGTGCTTGGGGAAGAAGGGCCAACAGGACccaaactaaaaagaaattggACTGGAGATGAAGTTTGA